The Dethiosulfovibrio peptidovorans DSM 11002 nucleotide sequence TTCGGAGAGTGGCGGGAACTCCCGCCCGATCTGCCTCTCGACGAGGCCCGCAGCGTCTTTGAAAGTAGTGCTATGGCGGAGCGGCTGAAAAAATTCTCCTCCATATCGGTGGATGATGTCATATCCCTTCTGGATAGAGTGGGAACCAGGCTTACATCCCCTGGACCGTACAGGGATAGGATTATGGATGCTATGCCGGACGTTACGGGGTTTTCACCTTCCATGGTCGAGATAGGGTTAGATGTCCTGAAAGGGCTGCTTTCCCGGGGGTCACTGGAGGAGCGCCTGGCCTGCCTAGGGGATCGTAGGGTTCTGGATTGTTGGACCGAGAGCGGAGGCAGCCCCATAAGGGCTGTCCCTCTTGGGTGCATATGCCATATAGCGGCGGGCAACATCTTCCTTGGATCGATCGATTCTCTCGTGATGGGTATGATAACCAAGAATTTGAATGTTCTCAAGATCTCCAGACAGGATCCGATATTCCCTTTTATATTCCTCGAAGCCCTGCTTGAGGAGGACCGTGGGGGAAAGATCTCATCTTCTATAGCCATTACCTCTTGGAGTCATTCCAACGAGGGAATAATGGACCTTGTAGGTAGGAGGTTTGACGGGATACTGCTCTTTGGAGGAGAGGAGGCCGTCCGTTCCTACAGATCCATGGCGTCTCCGGGAAATGAGGTGCTGGCGTTCGGGCCCAAGATCAGCTGGGCACTGATACGGGAGGGTCTTTCCGAAGAGGAGCTGGACGAGGCGATCAAAGGGTTCGCCATGGACGTATCTCTATGGGAGCAGAGGGCCTGCACCAGCTGCCAGAATATCTTCGTAGAGGGACGCGACCTGGTCGACAGAGTCGCCGAAAAACTTCATGAGGAGCTGTCCTCTCTGGAGGAGTCGATCCCGCAGGATAGGCTTTCTATAGACGATGCCGTGGATATACTCAGGGAGAGAGAACAGGCTTTTTGGGATCAAGTTCACGGTAACAAGAAGCTCTTTCAGGGATTGGGACATACCGTTGTGTTAGGTCAGGGCGCTAGGCTTTTGCCGTCTCCTTTAAATCGGACCGTTTTCGTCTCTGCCATAAGGAACATCGGTGAGCTGGCGAAGGGAGATATCCTCGATATGGGGTATTACATGTCGACCGTAGGTTTGGCCGTTCCTGATGTTCTCATGGACGAGACGATAGAGACCCTTCAAAAGCTTGGAGTTCGGCGCTTCTGTCTTCCTGGGACTATGGGGTTGGGTGCCGACGGAAAAGCATCTCACGATGGCATTCATATAGCACTCAGTTTGGTGCGGCTTATAAACAGGGAGGATATCTCGAGAGATGGATTGGGGCTCAACTGGGTTTCTAAAGACAGACGAACAGAGTTGCTCCTGGGAAGGCTCAATCGGGTTCTCTCCGAGGCCATGAAGGCACCTTTCTATAGGGAAAAATACAGGGATCTGTCTCTTCCTCTGAAAAACCTTTCAGCCTTTGCCGAGCTTCCCTGCATGGAAAAGAGTGACCTGGAGAAAAATTCTTATCCCTCCAAAGATATGTTGACCGATCCAGATTTGGGAGGATACGTTTTCTCCTCTGGTGGAACCTCCGGTCATCCCAGATCGCTTCGCTGGACTTCGTCGGAGTTCCGAAAATCAGCGGAGGTGCTGGGAAGGGGATTTAGGACTCTCGGAATAGGTCGGGACGATGTGGTGGCGAACTTGATGGTGGCCGGTCCCCTCTATACAGGATTTTTGGCGGTCAACGGAGGGCTGGAGGAAACGGGATGTACGGTGTTGTCTATGACGGCCAACCAGTCTCCGAAGGATACGGTCGATCTTCTGGTCGAACTGTCTCCTACGGTCGTGATGGCCATGACGAGCGCTCTGGTGGAGCTTGCCGAGGAGGCTTTGAATAGGGGAGGGATCCATCTGGATCGAATCTTCTACACGGGAGAGACCATGGGCAAGTCGTCCATAGCCTTGCTGGAAAAGGCCTTTTCTCCCAATCGTGTAGGTTCTCTGTCCTATGGGGCGGTGGAGATAGGTCCCTTGGCGTTTCAATGTCCTCATTGCAGACATGATGAATTCCACGTGGACGAGTCTTGGGTTTACGTCGAGATAGATGACGATGGCGAGCTCTACGCTACCACCCTGGAGAGGACCCTTCAGCCGATAATAAGATATAGATTGGGCGACAGAGCGGAGTGGATAGGCGAGGCCTGCGATTGCGGCAGAAAAGCCCCCCGTTTCAGGCTTATGGGCAGATCTGACGACTCGGTTCGTCTGCTCTACAACGATCTTTACCTTAAGGATCTGGATGACACTGTATCGCTTTTCTCCGGGCTTTCTCCGATCTATCAGGTCGTGGTGGAGGATGGTTCGAAGGGACCGGACGTCTCTATAGCGGTAGAAGGAGACGCTTGTTCGATCGAAGAGGAGTTTCTCCGGGTTCTTAAGAAAAAATCGTCTCAGTTCGACCATCTCTCCGATTTCGGATGTCCGGTCAAGCTGTCGGTGGTACCCAGAGGTACGATAGAGAGGCTTGGAAGGACGGGGAAGGTTCGCCGCATAGTGGATCGGAGGATCCGTTGAGGTGAATTTTAAGGCATTGACAGGGCACCCTCTGGTCAGATTCGGGGATTTTAGGCGGTTCTTCCTGGCTCGCTTCGTGTCCTCCATAGGGGATAAGTTTTTCGCTATAGCTCTGTCTTGGTGGGCCGTCAACGACGCGGGCCCTAATGGGCCGATGCACCTCGGGTTTCTCATGGGCATAACCTTATTACCTGCGGTGGTGTTGGGGCCGATATCCGGGACCTTGGCGGATCGATACAGCCGTAAGACCTGTATGATCGTGGCCGATTGTGCCAGATTGGCTGTTATGTCGGTCATGACGGGGTTGTTGATAATCGGGGAGATGTCTTTGCTCTTGATGTACCTCTCGGTGTTGACCCTTTCATCCTTTATGCCTCTCTTCGAGGCATCTGCCAACGGATGTCTCGAGGCCTTGACCGACGAAGAGAGCCTGGCTGCTGCCGCGGCGGTGAACTCATCCGTTGTCGAGCTGTCGAACGTCCTAGGTGCGGCCTTAGGCGGAGTGGCCCTGGCTACTTTGGGCACCGCCGGAGCGTTCGGCGTGGATGGGGGGACGTTTCTTCTCTCTTTATTGTTCATCGTGATGATAGGGAATCCACTTCGTCCCGAAAGGTTGCCGGTCTCCTCTATAGAGGGCGGTATGAAAGAGCTTTTACTGTGGCTGCGAAGCAACGGCGACGTTTTAGGGTATCTCTGTCTTTTCGGAGGTCTCAACTTTTTTGCCGCTCCGCTGATGGTGTCGGTCCCTATGATGGTCAAATACGGTTTCGATGGCCCTGTCTCCTGGGTGGCCTTTCTCGAGGGGAGCCTCGCCCTTGGATCGGTGGTGGTGGCGATGTCAGTGAGCTTCCTTTCTCCCGGGTCGGTATCTCGAAGGGTTTTCTGGGGTATCCTTACGACCGGTCTCGCGATGGCCGCTTTCGCCTCGTCTTCCGGTTTTGCCGGAGGAGTCCCGTCGGTGTTCGTCGCCGGGGGAGGTCTGGCTTTGGTAAACGCCGCTGCTATGGGATATTTTCAGAGAAGGGTTCCCGACTCTATGAGGGGACGTTTTTTTGCCGTTCTCACCGCCGTCGCCTATTCGGTTATGCCCGCCGCCCTTGTGGTGAACGGCGTGGTATGTCAGATATGGCCTGTAAGGGCGGTTCTCGCGGCTGATGGAGCGATAGTTGCCTTGATGGGAGCTTTGGTATGGCGGGTTCCGGGGGCAATATCCGGTAGAAACTGATCGGGGTTTTCCCATTGTGATAGTATAGAGAAAGTATCGGAGGGAGATGATCCTATGACTTTACTGCGGGTGGATAAACTCAAGGAAGGTATGGTCGTAAAGGTAGATGTCGTGGCTCCCTCCGGAAGGCTGCTACTGCCGGTCGGCACGAATCTTGAGGATAAACACGTCCGATTGCTTAAAAGCTGGGGAGTAGTGGAGGTCGAGATAGAAGGTGAGCCCCAGCCGGAGAGTTTGCCCAAATTGCCTCCTATGCCCAAAGAGGCCATGACCAAAGGCGCGAGCTATCTGGATCATCTATATTCTCTCTGTGGTAGAGGATCGCCGGTGTTAAGGGAGATGTTCCGTATCTCCACTGTGAGGATAATGGCTCTGATAGCCGAAAAGGGTATCTCGGTGGTCCCTGATATATCTCATATGGACGATCTGGACGATCCCTCTCGTATCAAGTCGCTCGATTTATCTATCTCTCAATTGTTAGGAAAACAAAACAAGCTTTTTTCTTTTTCCGAGACTTACCGTCAAATCGTCGAGGTCCTTAGGTCTCCCAGGAGTTCCTCAGCTCATATAGCTCAAGTCGTGGAGAAGGACACCAGCCTGTCCGCCAAGCTCCTCAGAATAGTTAACAGTGCTTATTACGGTTTCCCCTCAAAGATAGGATCTATCCAAAGGGCGGTTACCGTGCTTGGAGGTAGGGAGCTTACCACCTTGGCGATCGGAGTGACGGCCATACGCTATTTCTCTGGATTATCTCAAAATGTCATAGATATGGACCGTTTCTGGCGTAATTCCGTGGCCTGCGGTGTATTTGCCAGACTTCTGGCCGGAGAGAAGCATCTCCTATCGGACAGCCATTTTTTTCTGTCAGGGCTGCTCCGCGACATTGGCCTGCTTCTACTGCTGGGGGAGTGTCCGGATTTCATGGGGAAGCTCTTGGATAGAGCGAGCTCCAGGAAAATGTCTCTGCCGGTGTGCGAGAGAGAGGCATTCGGATTCTCTCATTCCTTTTTGGGAGCCGCCTTGCTTTCGGAGTGGCAGGTTCCACCCTATCTCATAAGTACCATAAAGTATAAAGATAATCCCTTGGCCTCCGACGATGTGTCGGAATCGTCTATTTTGCACGTTGCCGATGTGTTGTCCTTTGCGATGGGTTATGGTTGGAGTCCTATAATTCCGATTCCATCGCTGGATCAGGACGCCTGGGATCACCTTGAGCTGTCTCATAACGTCTTGGATACCCTTACTGCCAGGGCCAACAGACAGATAAGCGAGATCGTAGGAAGCTTCATAGACTGAATCGGAGAGATTGCATGATCGATCTTAAAAAAAGACTCGACTATCTGGAAAAGGAAAGGGATAGGGTCATAGCTTCCCTGGACTCTGTGTTGAGCTTCAACAGTCGATCCTCCATGATAGGGGAATCGACGACGCGGACCGGGCTTTTGACCGACGCTTCCGCTAAGCTCCGGCGATTAT carries:
- a CDS encoding MFS transporter encodes the protein MNFKALTGHPLVRFGDFRRFFLARFVSSIGDKFFAIALSWWAVNDAGPNGPMHLGFLMGITLLPAVVLGPISGTLADRYSRKTCMIVADCARLAVMSVMTGLLIIGEMSLLLMYLSVLTLSSFMPLFEASANGCLEALTDEESLAAAAAVNSSVVELSNVLGAALGGVALATLGTAGAFGVDGGTFLLSLLFIVMIGNPLRPERLPVSSIEGGMKELLLWLRSNGDVLGYLCLFGGLNFFAAPLMVSVPMMVKYGFDGPVSWVAFLEGSLALGSVVVAMSVSFLSPGSVSRRVFWGILTTGLAMAAFASSSGFAGGVPSVFVAGGGLALVNAAAMGYFQRRVPDSMRGRFFAVLTAVAYSVMPAALVVNGVVCQIWPVRAVLAADGAIVALMGALVWRVPGAISGRN
- a CDS encoding acyl-CoA reductase; its protein translation is MESMRHFLFGEWRELPPDLPLDEARSVFESSAMAERLKKFSSISVDDVISLLDRVGTRLTSPGPYRDRIMDAMPDVTGFSPSMVEIGLDVLKGLLSRGSLEERLACLGDRRVLDCWTESGGSPIRAVPLGCICHIAAGNIFLGSIDSLVMGMITKNLNVLKISRQDPIFPFIFLEALLEEDRGGKISSSIAITSWSHSNEGIMDLVGRRFDGILLFGGEEAVRSYRSMASPGNEVLAFGPKISWALIREGLSEEELDEAIKGFAMDVSLWEQRACTSCQNIFVEGRDLVDRVAEKLHEELSSLEESIPQDRLSIDDAVDILREREQAFWDQVHGNKKLFQGLGHTVVLGQGARLLPSPLNRTVFVSAIRNIGELAKGDILDMGYYMSTVGLAVPDVLMDETIETLQKLGVRRFCLPGTMGLGADGKASHDGIHIALSLVRLINREDISRDGLGLNWVSKDRRTELLLGRLNRVLSEAMKAPFYREKYRDLSLPLKNLSAFAELPCMEKSDLEKNSYPSKDMLTDPDLGGYVFSSGGTSGHPRSLRWTSSEFRKSAEVLGRGFRTLGIGRDDVVANLMVAGPLYTGFLAVNGGLEETGCTVLSMTANQSPKDTVDLLVELSPTVVMAMTSALVELAEEALNRGGIHLDRIFYTGETMGKSSIALLEKAFSPNRVGSLSYGAVEIGPLAFQCPHCRHDEFHVDESWVYVEIDDDGELYATTLERTLQPIIRYRLGDRAEWIGEACDCGRKAPRFRLMGRSDDSVRLLYNDLYLKDLDDTVSLFSGLSPIYQVVVEDGSKGPDVSIAVEGDACSIEEEFLRVLKKKSSQFDHLSDFGCPVKLSVVPRGTIERLGRTGKVRRIVDRRIR
- a CDS encoding HDOD domain-containing protein; the protein is MTLLRVDKLKEGMVVKVDVVAPSGRLLLPVGTNLEDKHVRLLKSWGVVEVEIEGEPQPESLPKLPPMPKEAMTKGASYLDHLYSLCGRGSPVLREMFRISTVRIMALIAEKGISVVPDISHMDDLDDPSRIKSLDLSISQLLGKQNKLFSFSETYRQIVEVLRSPRSSSAHIAQVVEKDTSLSAKLLRIVNSAYYGFPSKIGSIQRAVTVLGGRELTTLAIGVTAIRYFSGLSQNVIDMDRFWRNSVACGVFARLLAGEKHLLSDSHFFLSGLLRDIGLLLLLGECPDFMGKLLDRASSRKMSLPVCEREAFGFSHSFLGAALLSEWQVPPYLISTIKYKDNPLASDDVSESSILHVADVLSFAMGYGWSPIIPIPSLDQDAWDHLELSHNVLDTLTARANRQISEIVGSFID